One stretch of Enterobacter sp. RHBSTW-00994 DNA includes these proteins:
- a CDS encoding VENN motif pre-toxin domain-containing protein: MQKVKDTLAVQSEGSVLAASAPDVYGKYAERKAKESNAALKEKLAAEGKLTGDMTAEEREARLKADPDYQVTDYGPGSEFWTKGSAAAGLLAGALGGNLKAGAAAGAAPLLASLVRKVDEASARAALHGIVAAALTKVSGGRGSEGMKAGAAGAITGSGMTEHLISALYGNRTASELTADEKRLVSSLVTIAGGLAGAGVSGGNLSMAALASNTARVEVENNSLGVPDNKARAQEMAQCRGGAACENAVINKYKKINAEQHESVVGCKGAQDCVNKANEVGELQADYARRTSELLEKSRIDGGLSPAEQDELAVLQVTTIQLEADRNAAIHNALMSGDSSEAKQLAINSLAQVAGTSAAGIAAGVGKGGKGSSLPTPTTTSAANGLNYQSNPKHTPGQQGYSFNAGTEPKNAIDLFGASVASGKKRYSIDSEGNVHQFTNTNDGTWHWSGSTGDKTVPLKKNDIPNSVKKEFGLPGKWR, translated from the coding sequence GTGCAGAAGGTGAAGGATACTCTGGCGGTACAGAGTGAAGGGAGCGTCCTTGCAGCGTCAGCGCCGGATGTGTACGGAAAGTATGCAGAACGGAAGGCAAAAGAATCCAATGCGGCGCTGAAAGAGAAGCTGGCGGCAGAAGGCAAACTGACCGGTGACATGACAGCGGAGGAGCGGGAAGCCAGGCTGAAAGCAGACCCTGATTATCAGGTTACAGACTACGGTCCGGGGAGTGAGTTCTGGACGAAAGGGAGCGCCGCGGCGGGATTGCTGGCAGGTGCGCTGGGTGGTAACCTGAAGGCAGGAGCGGCAGCCGGAGCGGCTCCGCTTCTGGCCTCGCTGGTAAGGAAGGTGGATGAAGCGTCGGCCCGTGCGGCGCTGCATGGTATCGTTGCAGCAGCCCTGACGAAAGTGTCTGGCGGCAGAGGTTCAGAGGGAATGAAGGCCGGGGCGGCAGGAGCCATAACAGGCTCCGGGATGACGGAGCATCTGATAAGTGCGCTGTATGGAAACAGGACGGCGAGTGAACTGACTGCGGATGAGAAGCGTCTGGTCAGCAGCCTGGTGACGATAGCGGGTGGTCTGGCAGGGGCGGGAGTCAGTGGCGGGAATCTGTCGATGGCGGCCCTGGCATCGAACACAGCGAGGGTGGAGGTTGAGAATAACTCGCTGGGTGTTCCGGATAACAAAGCTCGTGCTCAGGAGATGGCTCAGTGCCGGGGTGGTGCTGCCTGTGAAAATGCCGTTATTAATAAGTACAAGAAAATCAATGCAGAACAGCATGAAAGTGTTGTGGGATGTAAAGGCGCTCAGGACTGTGTTAACAAAGCCAATGAGGTGGGTGAGTTACAGGCTGATTATGCCCGTCGTACCAGTGAGTTGCTGGAAAAGTCGCGCATTGATGGTGGGTTAAGTCCGGCAGAACAGGACGAATTAGCTGTTCTTCAGGTGACGACCATCCAGCTCGAAGCAGACCGAAACGCGGCGATCCACAATGCGTTAATGTCTGGGGATTCATCTGAAGCGAAGCAGCTTGCGATAAACTCGTTAGCGCAGGTGGCCGGGACCAGTGCGGCGGGAATCGCAGCGGGGGTTGGGAAAGGAGGAAAAGGTAGTTCGTTACCTACACCTACAACCACTTCGGCAGCGAATGGTCTGAACTATCAGTCCAACCCGAAACATACTCCAGGTCAGCAAGGTTATAGCTTTAATGCTGGGACAGAACCTAAAAACGCTATCGATCTATTTGGCGCGTCAGTTGCTAGTGGCAAAAAAAGGTATTCAATTGATAGTGAAGGAAATGTCCATCAATTTACAAATACAAATGATGGAACATGGCACTGGTCTGGGAGTACAGGAGATAAAACAGTTCCATTGAAAAAAAACGATATTCCAAATAGTGTTAAAAAAGAGTTTGGCTTGCCTGGAAAGTGGAGATAA
- a CDS encoding cysteine peptidase family C39 domain-containing protein, which yields MAALASNTARGEVENNSLAGDKGSESLKESKEWWKEQIRDKLGENTVSQIANGLVNVAGETGDLAILGGDTAFDVIAALATCATEGSYCSQAQNDIAKKDAAAAKVLNGIMNGDAWEGIKSTFVKAANGDQKALENVAGVLSGALMPAKVMPGGNTASKVTVKPVTPKAGAGGNWNVLDEIADPNVVKQSTPTGCGGACGEMLLKDRNIFIDQTQIGTGLKNPEQLARDLTKNGGSSWSGGFVGFEAYDALNKTGSWSAMMWDQGSKIGHWVVVKGTDSKGNVSIYDPWKGTSYKMTDKEFKGTWNGNAVFNQ from the coding sequence ATGGCGGCCCTGGCATCGAACACTGCGAGGGGGGAGGTGGAGAATAACTCTCTGGCCGGGGATAAGGGTAGTGAGTCACTTAAGGAAAGCAAAGAGTGGTGGAAAGAACAGATCAGGGACAAGCTGGGTGAAAATACCGTCTCCCAGATTGCGAATGGTCTGGTTAACGTAGCGGGTGAAACCGGTGATCTGGCGATACTGGGCGGCGATACGGCGTTTGATGTGATAGCGGCGCTGGCGACCTGTGCCACAGAGGGTAGTTACTGTAGCCAGGCGCAGAATGACATAGCCAAAAAAGACGCTGCTGCTGCGAAGGTGCTGAATGGCATCATGAATGGCGATGCGTGGGAAGGAATTAAGTCCACGTTCGTAAAGGCGGCCAATGGCGATCAGAAGGCTCTGGAGAATGTTGCAGGGGTATTATCTGGTGCTTTGATGCCAGCAAAAGTTATGCCGGGTGGTAATACAGCCAGTAAAGTAACAGTAAAACCAGTTACACCGAAGGCCGGAGCCGGTGGGAACTGGAATGTGCTGGATGAGATCGCCGATCCAAACGTAGTTAAACAATCAACGCCAACAGGTTGTGGTGGTGCATGCGGTGAAATGCTGCTGAAAGACAGAAATATCTTTATTGATCAGACTCAAATAGGAACTGGTCTGAAAAACCCTGAACAGCTAGCCAGAGATTTAACCAAGAATGGCGGAAGTAGTTGGAGTGGAGGGTTTGTTGGTTTTGAAGCCTATGATGCCCTGAATAAAACAGGTTCATGGAGTGCAATGATGTGGGATCAGGGTAGTAAAATTGGGCATTGGGTTGTTGTTAAAGGTACAGATAGTAAAGGAAATGTATCTATCTATGATCCGTGGAAAGGAACCAGTTATAAAATGACAGACAAAGAATTTAAGGGAACCTGGAATGGAAACGCTGTCTTCAACCAGTAA
- a CDS encoding immunity 8 family protein produces the protein MKASLRSIGCDWLDLSSYEPEEDDCFQFLAHLCIGPAEEKGINHFEVYVCTPEWLCKHHWLPELMRHTLLVRKYDLDEITKTITDYIDQCEGNDWMEIAQKLSRVFAWEYEDYQP, from the coding sequence ATGAAAGCATCTCTAAGGAGTATTGGTTGTGATTGGCTTGATTTATCAAGTTATGAACCTGAAGAAGATGATTGTTTTCAATTTTTAGCCCATCTATGTATAGGGCCAGCAGAAGAAAAAGGGATAAATCATTTTGAGGTTTATGTTTGCACCCCGGAATGGCTCTGCAAACATCACTGGCTGCCGGAACTGATGCGCCATACGCTTCTGGTGCGTAAATATGATCTGGACGAGATCACCAAAACTATCACCGATTACATCGACCAGTGCGAAGGTAATGACTGGATGGAGATAGCTCAAAAGCTCTCTCGCGTCTTTGCCTGGGAATATGAAGACTATCAGCCTTAA
- a CDS encoding immunity 42 family protein, with protein sequence MMIFGNPYHFAIWTELVPQWSELYKNGLFHLVINGSLYPDDIRTSTLSSDLYEITDNDCALISQPQNDEIFYLSTEIAFKRLFDLTYPEPSEQDEYPEQIFDYCITSSNISSRGGCFFAVSNDISLRIIGGIIQHLVKDESEEKNVWEYIKKPLLQDITILKNDLNEIMSNVREYADSILK encoded by the coding sequence ATGATGATATTTGGTAATCCGTATCATTTTGCTATATGGACAGAACTTGTCCCTCAGTGGAGTGAGTTATATAAGAATGGCCTTTTCCATTTAGTTATAAATGGAAGTCTGTATCCGGATGATATCAGGACATCAACATTATCCAGTGATCTCTATGAGATCACTGATAACGATTGTGCCTTAATATCACAACCTCAAAATGATGAGATTTTTTATTTATCTACAGAAATTGCTTTTAAAAGATTGTTTGATCTGACTTACCCTGAACCTTCTGAGCAAGATGAGTATCCTGAGCAAATATTTGATTATTGCATTACGTCTTCGAATATTAGTAGTCGTGGTGGATGTTTTTTTGCCGTTTCGAACGATATATCATTGAGAATTATTGGTGGGATAATACAACATCTAGTGAAAGATGAAAGTGAAGAAAAAAATGTATGGGAATATATTAAAAAACCATTACTGCAAGATATCACCATATTAAAGAATGATCTAAATGAAATTATGAGCAATGTAAGAGAGTATGCAGACTCTATTTTAAAATAA